A section of the Enterococcus montenegrensis genome encodes:
- a CDS encoding ACT domain-containing protein: MKAILTVIGQDKVGIIAGVSQKLADLDINILDVSQTIMEDYFTMTMMLQLKQTAEFESIKKALNLVGDSLGVKINIQNEEIFNAMHKL; the protein is encoded by the coding sequence ATGAAAGCTATTTTAACAGTAATCGGACAAGACAAGGTGGGAATCATTGCCGGCGTCAGCCAAAAGTTGGCTGACTTAGATATTAACATTTTAGATGTCTCCCAAACGATTATGGAAGATTATTTTACAATGACCATGATGTTACAGCTAAAACAAACCGCAGAGTTTGAAAGTATCAAAAAGGCACTTAACTTAGTTGGAGATAGTTTAGGTGTCAAAATTAACATTCAAAATGAAGAAATTTTTAATGCAATGCATAAATTATAG